From Nicotiana tabacum cultivar K326 chromosome 15, ASM71507v2, whole genome shotgun sequence, the proteins below share one genomic window:
- the LOC142169854 gene encoding uncharacterized protein LOC142169854, giving the protein MHQSIAHGIAKVYPESHHGICIYHLEQNLKRRKVKSEVIKLFQSAARVYMRKEFDLYMSDIAKVDKKTFDFLMEEPPERMMDFIQVKLQRWFYERRNEAEGTFSDVSCWVEEELKKKIDLAFTLNVFPVNSWRSRVEEEVITFLVDLNKRTCDCFQFQFDELPCIHAIAAIEKRNIKKSNFCSDWYLKESWLKTYERQIHPVGHTDSWIVPESVKSQIIKPPDFKVPPDYYLDFQKFRTFQKNMS; this is encoded by the exons ATGCATCAATCTATTGCACATGGCATTGCAAAGGTATATCCTGAAAGCCACCATGGGatttgtatctatcatttggagcAGAACCTAAAGCGAAGGAAAGTGAAAAGTGAGGTCATAAAACTTTTCCAAAGTGCTGCAAGAGTATACATGCGCAAAGAATTTGATCTATACATGTCAGATATAGCAAAAGTTGATAAGAAGACTTTTGACTTCTTGATGGAAGAACCACCGGAAAG AATGATGGATTTCATCCAAGTGAAGCTACAACGTTGgttttatgaaagaagaaatgaagcagaAGGAACTTTTTCTGACGTTTCTTGTTGGGTAGaagaggaattgaagaaaaagatagaTTTAGCTTTTACTTTAAAT GTCTTCCCTGTTAATTCATGGCGTTCTAGAGTTGAGGAAGAAGTAATTACTTTCTTGGTGGacttaaacaaaagaacatgtgattgtTTTCAGTTTCAATTTGATGAATTACCATGTATACATGCAATTGCAGCTATCGAGAAGAGAAACATCAAGAAGTCCAATTTCTGCTCGGACTGGTACTTAAAGGAATCTTGGCTGAAAACATATGAAAGACAAATACATCCTGTAGGACATACGGATTCTTGGATTGTACCAGAGAGTGTTAAGTCACAAATTATTAAACCTCCAGATTTCAAAGTTCCGCCAG ATTATTATCTAGATTTCCAGAAGTTcaggacatttcagaaaaatatgTCCTGA